AGAGAAATTAATTGCTTCCAgactatatataaaataatctcaGTGGTAATGTTGCAGGCCTaggtatcatcatcatatcaccAAAATGTCCATCATTGTTTCAacgtacataaagtgtaaaataaaataaataaaataaaaagttcctGAAATCAGTGGATCAAAGAGGTCACAGGAAGCCGCTGAATACTGGCCCCCTCCAACCAATCAATCTGGAAATCATTAAGAGACGCCTATTTCTTAGGTGCCctaaaaatatgaatactaaCATATCCTTATGAGCCAATTTCATGGCGTTAGCAGCATCTCGCATGGTGTTGAGTACTTGGGCGTTGGTGTTGGCGCCCTCTAGCGCCTCGCGTTGTGCCTCAATCTGAGTGAGAGTTCCATCAATCTGCGTCAACTGCTTCTCATAACGCTTCTTACGTTTAAGAGCTGCGATCGCcgctgtaaataaaattaaatatttattattgaatattctaCGCTGAGAAAACGGATAGCAAAAGTTGTGtgctaaaaatgttttatgttgttAGCATGggctctatttatttatttatgttttatttttttttttattttaaaaaaccttgccccactttaggattttctcctgtgtcgtgggtgcgtttacaaacatacaagttcacatacacatgacacccagacccgaaacaacaatttgtggatcatacaaagaattgctccgtgcgggaatcgaacccgctacacgttgcacggcagccagttgccaccgcgctaaccgtgcagtcattttaGTCGTGATCTATCCACTACAGGTCTAAAGCCTCCCTACTCTCCTTCTACTCCtctctatgcagagctttctgcggccaattcttatcgtaggtgtcaagttcgtcccgccatctcctgggcctgccgcgacgtctgatgacgttgagtgggctccactcagtagtgagttttgcccaccgcttgTCCAACATACAGCAGACGTGACCAGCCCAGTTCTATTTTAAAGATGCGGCTTTCTGACCAACGTCAGAGATTTGAGTTTTGGAGCGCAGGTAGAGTGTCTTATTCTATCCGTGAATCGCATTATGCATGGGCTTACAATTTAAACATTCTTTAGCATCATGGCCCAAaattttgacttttactttgacACGGAAGagatttttatagttaattCTGGCTGACTTATATTCAAAGCCCAATTTGATTGTTGCTACCACTTAATATGATGGCGGAaagcattaaaaatgtattaagtacAATTTGTATGTCTACCTACTAGTCAATTAACCTATCTAGTTTTAAATGTATGAGATCATCTGATTGACAATACAATAGACAGTTTGGCATAGGTCGGTTGGTAACTCtgtttatataatacataaaataactcagaccataggcgtagccaggttttggtatcgggaggggtttaagaaagtaaaacgaacaaaacttccttcattcatgacaaaaaaatacaatttatggaATAAACAGATTTTATCTTAACTTTTCGGGGAGGGTTAGAACCCCCAATCTCCCCCGCTACGGCTACGCCTATGACTCAGacttatactagctacttcaatttacaaaaaaatctaagacTTTCTGTAGTTTTTAGGtcagttattatgtaaattacacAAGCAAGGGGGCAATTGTAAGGGGTGATAGTTGTCCATAGATATTTACTTTTTGACATGAATGGCAATCCTCACATTGCCTATTTGTtatgttcataattttataacactttTGTGCCTAGTATTTATATGGTTAAAACCACTTCATTTCCTTTATATGACTCACACACATCAcgcatcaacaacctataagtggccactgctgaccaaaggcctcttcttgaATGGAGATGGTTTGAGTATTAACCCACTGTGTGTCGGAACACAGATCCAtgtgagacacaatgtattttctattgttgtcttaacAATACAAAAGGTTAATCACCACatttgctcaatgtgggttgccATGAttcacaaaacataatattatacatatgaaTAGCCAACAGACCAAGAGACATAACTAGTAATAGTTGACTATAATAACATTAAGCTCAATCAAGTATGGCTTGATCAACTCTCTAGATTATAACATACATGTAAATAAGaccaagtcaatctattttatttaaaacgtaaaataaatgtaatattgatatgatagccatttacataataacttaagacagaagataccttaagtagggactaaataaaataaccaacttGATATTACATGGATCTTAACTACATTACTCGGTACAAAAACTGAGGTGCGAGATTTGGTCTTTTCTACAGTATGTTTTTGATGTAGATGTGAGTGAGTGAAAGTTACTTTTTGTGATTTCATTCCAATCTTTCATAAGATGTAAAAAAGATAATGTGTTCAATGAGTCATATGACATGTATGTAAGACAAAGTCTTTGTATGTGTAAAGTATTCCTATTTACAAGTGACATGATTTCTAAAAACTAGAACACTTAATTctttgtaacaaattaaaatcattgtGAAAACTAGAGTAcgagaaaaaaattaacaaatcaGGAAGTAAATATAGGCAAAGGCATAAGACATTCAGCCAAAGGCCGTTATAAGGATGTACCAACGAAATATCTAACAATTAATTGAATAACAAGGTCACACATACATGTCAACAAAGAGTCAGATtgcaaattaattttacaatagcTTACGAAGATTGGATAAGAAACTAATACGAAAACTCACCTCGCTTATTCTTTGTGCCATTTTTCCTAGCAGTCTGTATTTCTATATCGATTTTCTTCTCTAGAAACTCTTGTTTTTTCAGCAAGAGCTCCTCCGTCTCGCGTAATTTCTGAATAGCTTCATGTGTTGTCGGGCCCTTTTCTTCCTTCTTACCACCGAATAACTTCCCCAGAAAACTCATCTTGGACCACCAATAATCCTATTAAATGCTAAATAAACAACGTATTGCAAAAGATTATTCACTAATTACGCGTAAAAAGATGAAATTGGTATTTCAATTCCGATTCTTTTACGGGAGTATGCGTCACCCAGGTAACATTCGAAGTACAACATTTAGCAACAACAAATAGGTGTACCAAAAACGAAAAAtcaacaaattaaaagtgtataaacaaacaaaataatgataacctttgtttatttttattcaatccAAATAGTAATTTCTATAAATCGATAAAACCAAATCCATTAATTTTGTGTTCCTCAACTGAAACAAATTTATCTGAATGAAGTTTTTAAACGCACCATGAGACAAGCTGTTTTCTGTCAaaatattgtctttttttttattttggcaaCTGAAACATTATCATCACGCCTGTTATCCCCTAAAGGATTACCAGAAGGCGTTATCTTTGGTGGTGGTATCTTATGTATTCCACAACAAATTGCTAAAGTATTTTACTAAACTTGTAACGTAACTCTTCTgagtaaagtatttttcttattttctcttGAGTTGTCtcgtttatttgtattgaatttgatcTCGAAACTTTATGCTAGATAGTAATGAGAATTGCTTGCCGACTCCTACCGCCCTACGTGAgatgagagagagtgtcagattcttctgatacttataaataaactaaaaactactACCTCGTTCCAACTCCTTTTTCAAGCCGaagaaataattttcatcaataatGGTCAATGTGGTCATTATATTATTCTGTGGTGGTCAGGGTCAACGTTTGCTTTTCACCCTTTTCAGCTTAATCTTATTTTGAGTACCgatttatgcaaataaatgcCCGACTTTACTGCTGCGAAGCGCTttgcgtttttatttaaatacagtttCTGAACGTGACAAACTTGTTTAGAAATCGCATGACATTGACATTATGTGACAACTGACATATGGTTTGTCTTGTCAAGTTGTCAGACGTCACTTGCGGTGCAGCTGTGAGCCATTGTCATTTTTGTTGTAGCTAAATTCGCCGCATGCgaacaaaaactaatatttacaataaactacTTGATCAATAACACAACATTTGAATTAAACTCCTCCAACAAACTATaaaaatggttcgtgtaataacTCAAGAGACATACGATGAAGTTGTTAAGGAAAACATCGACGAGTTTGAGATGACACCTGAAGAAGCAATAAAGGAGGCCGTAGCTCAATTTGAAGCACaggtatgtattaaa
This genomic interval from Spodoptera frugiperda isolate SF20-4 chromosome 14, AGI-APGP_CSIRO_Sfru_2.0, whole genome shotgun sequence contains the following:
- the LOC118279222 gene encoding charged multivesicular body protein 4b codes for the protein MSFLGKLFGGKKEEKGPTTHEAIQKLRETEELLLKKQEFLEKKIDIEIQTARKNGTKNKRAAIAALKRKKRYEKQLTQIDGTLTQIEAQREALEGANTNAQVLNTMRDAANAMKLAHKDIDVDKVHDIMDDIAEQHDISREITDAISNNVAFPNDIDEDELEKELEELEQEDLDKEMLGINVPTDKLPDVPTADLVHDKPKPSRSKQTEDDEELAQLQSWAT